GCATTTTGGGGATTTTGAAATGTGTACATATGAACAATTACAGCATAATGAAACATACCGGGCCTGGATTGATGACCCGCTCGAAAATCCGATTCCGAACGGAGAAACCTTTATCCGATTCAAGCAGCGCGTATTGGACGGCTTTCATGGCATTGTAAAGGAAAAGAAGGAATATACGTTCATCGTACACGGAGGGGTCATTCGATTATTACTTGCCGTATACGGAATGAAGGAACAATCCTTTCAGCAAACAGTGGCCAATCATCGCACGATTTATACACTTGGCTGGGATTCGGCAGATGAACTTTTAGGAGGTGCGAGATGCACGTTATACTCGGAGGCGCACATAACGGTAAACGAAAATATACAGAACAACTGATTGAACAGTTACCAGCAAAAGAACTGATTGTTTGTGAAGGACACTTGCCAAAAGTAGAAAATATAAAAGAAAACGAGCGCTACATAATAAGTAATTTTGAACAAATGATTTTACCGTATCTTCATGAACCGGAAGAAAAGGCTGCGCAGCAAATTTTCGATCAGATTATTCAAATTGCCGAGCGAGCAGAACTGTTTTGTATTTGTACGGATACAAGCCGCGGTGTAGTACCACTGGAAAAAGAAGCACGGCAATTAAGAGATACATGCGGCCGGCTATACCAGTTGCTTTGTAATGAAGCACAGACAGTTGTTCGTGTATGGTACGGTATTCCACAAATTTTAAAGGGAGATTCTCATGGACAAAACTAAATTACGTTTCATTATTTTAACAGCACTCATTGCGGCAATTTGTGTGATTGGGAGTTTTATTAAAGTGCCGGTAGGGATAGTCGGAACAGCTGCACTCGATTCTGCCCCGGCTCTTATTAGCGCAATATTTCTCCCACCAGTTTTTGCAGGGGCGGCTGGAGCACTTGGTCATATCGCAACAGGTCTTACATCCGGTTTTCCGCTAGGCATTTTACATCTGTTAATTGCAGCGGAAATGTTTATTATTGTTGCGGTTTTTGCAATTATGCATCAAAAAGGCCTTCATATTTTAAAATGGATATTTGTAATAATTGCAAATGGTGTTATTGCACCGATTCCGTTTTATTTTATTATTTCTCCGGCATTTTACATCGGTTCCATTGCCTCACTAACAATTGCGACAGCTGTGAACTGTCTTATCGCAATACTTGTCATGCCTGTATTGAAGACGGTCGTGCAGCGAGTAGGGGTTAATGTATGAGAAATGCGATCGAAGTGAACGGGTTAGTCGTATCGATTGATAATTCGGGCTGTATCGGTACAAAAGAGCATGATATTGTACATGTGCCAAATGAAATTACCGCTTATTTTACAGCACGTACCGCTATTTTGGAACAGCTTTGCGCGGGTGCCATCCCTGTTCAGTTAGTAATGGCCAATTTTTCGGGTGATGATATTTGGACGGAATATGAGCATGGGTTTAAAAAGGCATTTTCCGAAATGGGGCTGGAGATGCCACCTTTAATGGGTTCGAGTGAAACGAATTTCCAGTCGCTACAATCAGCGGTTTCCCTCACGATGTTAGGAAAAAAGAAATTTGAGCGAAATACAAACAATTGCGAGTTTTATGTTGTCGGTGAACCGCTTGTCGGAAATGATGTGATGGAAAACCGAAAGAAAATCGCTCAGTTGGATGAGTTGTACGAAGGACTGAATAGCGGTTGGATCCAAGCAATATGGCCAACGGGTTCTAAAGGAATTGGGGCGGAAATAATCCGTTTTGCCGGTGAAAACTATACAACAGATGTGGATTTAACAAGTTCGGCAGGCCCGTCATGTGCAGTGCTGGTGGCTGTGAAGAAAGAGCAAGAAGAACTGTTCAAAACTAACATGACAGCACCTGTCAGAAAACTTCTGAAAATGGAAAAATGATTGCGTAGAAATTTGCTCGAAAACTAATGGAACTGCTAGAAAAAAATATTTTTTGTCTAAAATTAAAAAATACTAAATTTTCTAAAAATAACATGGTATGATAAAGTGTATCAACTTAAATTAGTTAAGGAGCATGAAATTATGACAACATACCAAATTACAACTGAGTTATCAACAAATAGAAAACAGAAAACACCTGCAGAACAGCTTGGTTTTGGTAAAATTTTTACTGACCATATGTTTGTTATGGATTATGAAGATGGAAAAGGATGGCATAATGCGACAATTACACCATATGCTCCGATTACATTAAGCCCTGCTGCGATGGTATTCCACTATGGACAAGCAGTATTTGAAGGTCTGAAAGCATATATGACAGAAGATGGGGAAGTCCAGTTATTCCGCCCGGACCGTAACTTCCAACGATTAAATACTTCCAATGCACGTCTTTGCATTCCACCGATTGATGAGGACTTTGCATTAGAAGCATTAAAAGAATTACTTCGAGTAGATCGTGAGTGGGTTCCGACGGCGCCAGGTACATCTCTATACATTCGACCATTTATTATTGCGACAGAAAGCTATTTAGGTGTAAATCCTGCGAATAGCTATAAATTTATGATTATCATGTCACCAGTTGGCTCTTATTATAAAGAAGGCATTAACCCGGTTAAAATTTTAGTAGAACAGCACTACGTACGTGCCGTAGTTGGCGGTACTGGTGAAGCAAAAACAGCCGGCAACTATGCATCGAGCTTAAAAGGCTCTGAAATTGCTGCACAACAAGGCTATTCTCAAACATTATGGCTGGACGGCAAGGAAAATAAATACGTAGAAGAAGTAGGCAGTATGAACATCTTCTTTAAAATTTCAGGAAAAGTAATTACTCCGGCATTAAACGGCAGTATTCTACCTGGGATTACTCGCGATTCAATGATTCAAGTATTAAAATCAAAAAACATTCCGATTGAAGAGCGTGCAATTGCTTTTGAGGAAATTGTAGAAGCGGCTAAAAACGGTACTTTGGAAGAGGCATTCGGTACAGGTACAGCAGCTGTCATTTCTCCGGTAGGGGAGCTGAAGTGGCTGGATGATATCATTACTGTCAACAACGGCCAAATCGGTGAAGTAACACAAATGCTTTACGATACATTAACAGGCATCCAATACGGTAAAGTTGAAGATCCGTTTGGCTGGACGGTTAAAATTTAATAAAAGAAAATACAGCACTTCCGTTATGGAGGCTGTATTTTTTATTGTATTAATTATTTTTCAAGTACTTCTTCAACGCGTGAAAAGTCTTCGCGAGGAATGATTGCCGATTTTTCAAATGCATTTTTTCCGACATATGTCTCAATTAATTCCTTCACATCAATACCGGAAGAAGCTTTTAATGTTTCCTGTAAACCGGCCATTAGATCAGTCGCATAACCCGTCACTTTACCGGCACCACCGTTTGCACCGCCACCTGTATCCACAACGGTAATCTTATCGATATTAGAAAGTGGGCTCGCAACTTGTTTTGCGTATTCCGGTAACATTTTCACAATCATATCAAGGACAGCTGCCTGACCGTATTGTTCAAACGCTTCTGCAATTTTCTCTTTCGCTTCTGCTTCCGCAAGACCGCGCAGACGGATAATTTCTGCCTCTGCCGTACCTTGTGCACGCTCTGCATCGGCTTTCGCCAGACCATCTAAACGAATACGTTCCGCTTCAGCTTGTGCCTGTGCTTCAATCCGGTATTTCTCGGCATCTGCCTGTGCAAGCTCTTTACGTTTTTGCGCTTCTGCGTTTTGTTCGATTGCATAACGATCCGCATCTGCTTTTTTCTTAACTTCCGAATCATATTGCTTCTCACGACGTAGAATTTCTTTTTCTTCTAATTCAATTTGCTTTTGACGTTCAATGATTCGTACTTGCATTTCCTGTTCCGTTACTTCCTGTTTCGCACGTGCAGATTCCAGTTCGTATGCCTGGTCGGCACGAGCTTTTGCGATATCCTGCTCGCGGCGGTATTCAGCCACTTTTAACTGATTATTTTTCTCGGCTTCCGCAATTTCAGTAGCACGCTCTAATTCAGCCTGTTGCGCTTCCTGAGCTGCCTGTGCACGTTTAATACGTGTTTCTTTGTCTGCTTCGGCAGTTGCGATATCTGCATCACGTTTCACTTGTGCGATTCGCGGCTTACCTAGAGAATCCAAATAGCCGTTTTTATCACGAACATCTTTAATTGTAAATGATACGATGACCAAGCCCATTTTCGCTAAATCTTGTGATGCGACACGCTGTACTTCCTGCGAGAACTTATCACGGTTTTTGTAAATCTCTTCAACAGTCATCGATCCTA
This genomic window from Solibacillus sp. FSL R5-0449 contains:
- a CDS encoding histidine phosphatase family protein → MANDITVHLIRHEKTKANMERKYIGWTDEPIQKKVEAEIDLQPAIIYGSDLRRCRETAQCYFPNAEFIASRELRELHFGDFEMCTYEQLQHNETYRAWIDDPLENPIPNGETFIRFKQRVLDGFHGIVKEKKEYTFIVHGGVIRLLLAVYGMKEQSFQQTVANHRTIYTLGWDSADELLGGARCTLYSEAHITVNENIQNN
- a CDS encoding flotillin family protein gives rise to the protein MSGLAGISGILLTVGVVVFLIVALVAVYIMKYRTAGPDEALIVTGSYLGSKNVHTDDSGNRIKIIRGGGTFVFPVFQQAKPLSLLSSKLEVTTPEVYTEQGVPVMADGTAIIKIGGSISEIATAAEQFLGKDKQERESEAREVLEGHLRSILGSMTVEEIYKNRDKFSQEVQRVASQDLAKMGLVIVSFTIKDVRDKNGYLDSLGKPRIAQVKRDADIATAEADKETRIKRAQAAQEAQQAELERATEIAEAEKNNQLKVAEYRREQDIAKARADQAYELESARAKQEVTEQEMQVRIIERQKQIELEEKEILRREKQYDSEVKKKADADRYAIEQNAEAQKRKELAQADAEKYRIEAQAQAEAERIRLDGLAKADAERAQGTAEAEIIRLRGLAEAEAKEKIAEAFEQYGQAAVLDMIVKMLPEYAKQVASPLSNIDKITVVDTGGGANGGAGKVTGYATDLMAGLQETLKASSGIDVKELIETYVGKNAFEKSAIIPREDFSRVEEVLEK
- a CDS encoding branched-chain amino acid aminotransferase, coding for MTTYQITTELSTNRKQKTPAEQLGFGKIFTDHMFVMDYEDGKGWHNATITPYAPITLSPAAMVFHYGQAVFEGLKAYMTEDGEVQLFRPDRNFQRLNTSNARLCIPPIDEDFALEALKELLRVDREWVPTAPGTSLYIRPFIIATESYLGVNPANSYKFMIIMSPVGSYYKEGINPVKILVEQHYVRAVVGGTGEAKTAGNYASSLKGSEIAAQQGYSQTLWLDGKENKYVEEVGSMNIFFKISGKVITPALNGSILPGITRDSMIQVLKSKNIPIEERAIAFEEIVEAAKNGTLEEAFGTGTAAVISPVGELKWLDDIITVNNGQIGEVTQMLYDTLTGIQYGKVEDPFGWTVKI
- a CDS encoding bifunctional adenosylcobinamide kinase/adenosylcobinamide-phosphate guanylyltransferase codes for the protein MHVILGGAHNGKRKYTEQLIEQLPAKELIVCEGHLPKVENIKENERYIISNFEQMILPYLHEPEEKAAQQIFDQIIQIAERAELFCICTDTSRGVVPLEKEARQLRDTCGRLYQLLCNEAQTVVRVWYGIPQILKGDSHGQN
- a CDS encoding ECF transporter S component; the encoded protein is MDKTKLRFIILTALIAAICVIGSFIKVPVGIVGTAALDSAPALISAIFLPPVFAGAAGALGHIATGLTSGFPLGILHLLIAAEMFIIVAVFAIMHQKGLHILKWIFVIIANGVIAPIPFYFIISPAFYIGSIASLTIATAVNCLIAILVMPVLKTVVQRVGVNV